CAGCAGCGGCTGGCTGGACACGCCGAGCGGCAACACCATCGACGTGACCCGGGCCCGGCTGAGCCTGGCGTTGCAGGACCCGCGGTTCGACGTGCCGACCCAGGGTGACCGGTCGCCGTTCCTGGACACCTATCTGAGGCAGTACACCCGGCCGCTCGGCGACGTCGGGGCGGGGACGTTCCCGCTGGCGCTGCGCGGGCGGGGCTGACGGCGTACGAAAGCTGTCGTCCGCCTCCGGTCCCGAAGCGGACCGGGGGCGGACGACGGTCCTGCCGCGGTCTCTAGGCTGGGGGGATGAAGGTGCTGTCCATCCAGTCGGCGGTCGCGCACGGTCATGTCGGCAACTCCGCCGCCGTGTTCCCGCTGCAGCGCATCGGTGTCGACGTCGTGCCGGTGTACACGGTGAACTTCTCCAACCACACGGGCTACGGCGCTTGGCGCGGACCGCTCATCCCGCCGGCGGACGTCGCCGAGATCCTCCTCGGTGTGCAGGAGCGCGGCGTGTTCCCGCAGATCGACGCCGTGCTGTCCGGGTATCAGGGCGGGGTGGGCATCGGTGACGTCATCATCGACGCGGTGCGCCGGGTGAAGGAGGCGAACCCGGCGGCGCTCTACGCGTGCGACCCGGTGATGGGCAACGCCAAGTCGGGGTGTTTCGTCGCGCCGGAGATTCCGGAGCTGCTGCGGGACAGGGTCGTGCCGGTGGCCGACATCATCACGCCGAACCAGTTCGAGCTGGGCTTCCTGACCGGGACCGAACCGGCGAGCATCGAGTCGACCCTGGCCTCGGTCGACCTCGCCCGCGCGATGGGCCCCTCGGTGGTGCTGGTCACCAGCGTGGAGCGGCCGGACCGGGACGCTGGCGTGATCGAGATGCTGGCCGTGGACGACGCCGGGGCCTGGCTGGTCAGCACGCCGCATCTGCCGTTCAAGGCGAACGGGTCGGGGGACGTGACGGCGGCACTGTTCACCGCGCACTACGTCGAGACCCGGGACGCGGCGGTGGCGCTGGAGCGGACCGCGTCCAGCGTGTTCGATCT
This window of the Actinoplanes oblitus genome carries:
- the pdxY gene encoding pyridoxal kinase PdxY; its protein translation is MKVLSIQSAVAHGHVGNSAAVFPLQRIGVDVVPVYTVNFSNHTGYGAWRGPLIPPADVAEILLGVQERGVFPQIDAVLSGYQGGVGIGDVIIDAVRRVKEANPAALYACDPVMGNAKSGCFVAPEIPELLRDRVVPVADIITPNQFELGFLTGTEPASIESTLASVDLARAMGPSVVLVTSVERPDRDAGVIEMLAVDDAGAWLVSTPHLPFKANGSGDVTAALFTAHYVETRDAAVALERTASSVFDLIEMTYRSGERELRLVAAQEFYAAPRMQFSAERVR